Proteins encoded in a region of the Drosophila willistoni isolate 14030-0811.24 unplaced genomic scaffold, UCI_dwil_1.1 Seg522, whole genome shotgun sequence genome:
- the LOC124461521 gene encoding LOW QUALITY PROTEIN: RING-box protein 1A-like (The sequence of the model RefSeq protein was modified relative to this genomic sequence to represent the inferred CDS: deleted 1 base in 1 codon; substituted 1 base at 1 genomic stop codon) — MEVDEEEVEAPEAPSSSNTGEKKRFEVKKWNAVALWAWDIVVDNYAICRNHIMDLVFCIECQANXGSITTEECTAAWGVCSHAFHFHCISRWLKTRQVCPLDNSEWEFQKFGH; from the exons ATGGAAGTTGATGAAGAAGAAGTCGAGGCTCCCGAGGCACCCTCCAGCAGCAATACAGGCGAGAAGAAACGTTTCGAGGTCAAGAAGTGGAATGCTGTAGCACTTTGGGCTTGGGACATCGTTGTCGACAATTATGCCATTTGCCGCAATCATATCATGGATCTG GTATTCTGTATTGAATGCCAGGCGAATTAGGGATCGATAACCACCGAAGAGTGCACCGCGGCGTGGGGCGTTTGCAGTCATGCCTTCCATTTCCATTGCATTTCACGTTGGCTGAAGACCCGTCAAGTTTGCCCCTTGGATAATAGTGAATGGGAGTTTCAGAAATTTGGCCACTAG